The Lysinibacillus pakistanensis genome includes a window with the following:
- a CDS encoding S-layer homology domain-containing protein, with the protein MFKKISSVVGISLTLLVTSYAVPLTITSEEAVAASIAKDVSQSHWASSSITHMLDKHYMTNDENGYFRPEQPITRAEAATAIARSMQLKFESSFSPDFTDLSDNHPYYKEICALVERGVLQNGDYFYPDTPLKRMHITKLLTLAYKIEVDSENTSKFNDVTEGHWAKDYIESLADVGVIKGINGQQFGPNQLVTRAQFASLVERSLDFSSKVTNYEIAYDYLSKSYMSTKNYSSSMSNDVIQLINNERQKKKLQPLSFDAALTQIAVIKAQDMVNRHYFEHESPYYGMPWDLATLFDYSYTSLGENIGRNIPSPEAAVKAWMASPAHRDNILRENYTNTGVAIAIDSKGNYYWVQLFSSQ; encoded by the coding sequence ATGTTTAAAAAAATATCAAGTGTTGTTGGTATTTCTCTTACCTTGCTAGTAACATCATACGCAGTGCCTCTAACGATCACTTCTGAAGAAGCTGTAGCAGCTAGTATTGCCAAGGATGTTTCACAATCACATTGGGCTAGTAGCTCCATAACACATATGCTTGACAAACATTATATGACAAATGATGAGAATGGCTATTTCAGACCGGAACAGCCAATTACAAGGGCAGAGGCAGCTACGGCAATAGCACGTTCCATGCAATTGAAATTCGAATCTTCATTTTCACCTGATTTTACAGATTTATCGGATAACCACCCTTATTACAAGGAAATTTGTGCCCTAGTTGAACGAGGGGTTTTACAAAATGGTGATTACTTCTATCCTGATACACCTTTGAAGCGAATGCACATTACTAAACTGCTAACGCTAGCCTATAAGATCGAAGTTGATTCCGAAAATACTAGTAAATTTAATGATGTTACAGAGGGTCACTGGGCGAAGGATTATATTGAATCACTTGCAGATGTGGGGGTCATTAAAGGCATTAATGGACAGCAATTTGGTCCGAATCAATTAGTAACGCGTGCCCAATTTGCCTCTTTAGTGGAACGTAGCCTCGATTTTTCATCTAAAGTAACAAATTATGAAATAGCCTATGATTATTTATCAAAGTCCTATATGTCGACAAAAAATTATTCATCGTCTATGTCTAATGATGTAATCCAATTAATCAACAATGAGCGACAAAAGAAAAAACTACAACCTCTCAGCTTTGATGCAGCCTTAACACAGATAGCAGTTATAAAGGCACAAGATATGGTAAATCGCCATTATTTTGAGCATGAATCACCTTACTATGGAATGCCGTGGGATTTAGCAACCCTATTCGATTACTCTTATACAAGCTTAGGAGAAAACATAGGGAGAAATATTCCATCACCCGAAGCAGCCGTGAAAGCATGGATGGCTTCGCCAGCACATCGTGACAATATTTTACGAGAAAATTACACAAATACAGGGGTTGCTATTGCTATAGACAGCAAAGGAAATTACTATTGGGTGCAATTGTTTTCTAGTCAATAA
- a CDS encoding S-layer homology domain-containing protein, with protein MSKKLFQASCLSAAIIVAPCAMAIPTEAASMPFNDIKNGGSEAELYKAVQELYSKGIVFGTTNTMFSPYQSLTRGEAAYFLAKALNLETKKVENPGFTDVPTSHPYYGSIAALATKGIIQKGANYHPDQFIKRSQMAKILTLGFDLQKSTTLTAPFSDFTKDNETNQYIQTLLDYGITQGTSSTTFSPYTDVRRGQMVLFLYRLLEKNDGSFYVIGVE; from the coding sequence TTGTCAAAAAAGTTATTTCAAGCAAGCTGTTTGTCAGCAGCAATAATAGTAGCTCCTTGTGCTATGGCTATTCCAACGGAAGCAGCATCTATGCCATTTAATGATATTAAAAATGGTGGTAGTGAGGCAGAATTATATAAGGCAGTCCAAGAATTATATAGTAAGGGTATTGTATTTGGAACAACAAATACTATGTTTAGCCCCTATCAAAGTTTAACGCGAGGGGAAGCAGCTTATTTTTTAGCAAAAGCATTAAATTTGGAGACAAAGAAAGTAGAAAATCCCGGCTTTACTGATGTTCCAACCTCTCATCCATACTACGGTTCAATTGCAGCATTAGCTACAAAGGGCATTATTCAAAAAGGGGCAAATTATCATCCAGATCAATTTATTAAACGTAGTCAAATGGCGAAAATTTTAACACTTGGCTTTGACTTACAAAAGTCTACAACATTAACAGCACCTTTTTCAGATTTTACAAAAGATAATGAAACCAATCAGTATATTCAAACGTTATTAGATTATGGGATTACACAAGGAACTAGTTCGACTACATTTTCGCCTTATACAGATGTTCGTCGGGGACAAATGGTACTATTCCTATACCGACTATTAGAAAAAAATGACGGCTCTTTTTATGTGATTGGTGTTGAATAA